CGtggccagagccctgcagctgctgaactcCCTTTATGGCCCTTTTGGGAGGACGTACGGCATCGGCCGCTCTGCCAAGGTGTGGCTGGCACCCCTTGGGTCCCCTCAGGGGTGCAGGGACCTGGACCCCATCAGCCACAGGGCAGCACATCACCACAGAGGGGTCACTGCGCTGTGCCTCCTCCTGGGCGGGTTTTTGGGGGGTGCCATATGCCGAGGTGGGCAGTGGAGGGGTGGCTGCTGCTCGCTGGGGTGTGGTGGAGCCCCCCGTGCCCTGAGAGGGGGAGCATTTGTGCCTGGCCTTGGTCGTGAGCCCTGCTGTGTGTCAGGGCCCTGTATgggagcctggggctgccctgcaccCTCTGCCCCTCACAGATGAGCTATGAGCTGTGGCGGGACCTGGAGGAGGAGAGCGAGAGCGAAGGCCAGGGCAGGAAACCTGAGATTGGACACGTCTTCCTCATGGACAGAGGTGGGCTGAGgcaagggcagcagctggggggaTGCAGTTTGGGCAGCAGGCCccagaggggcagggacagcctctgtggggtggcaggaggagcgggagggcagcctggctctgctctgcttgcagACACGGACTACGTGACAGCACTCTGCTCCCAGGTGGTCTACGAGGGGCTCGTGGACGACACCTTCCGCATCAAGTGTGGTGGGTGACTCGGGGATGGGGACGGGGCAGAATGGGGCTGGGCACTCACAGTGGGGCAGAACAGGGCTCTGAACTCAGCActcacagcagggctcagcactcacagcagggctctgcactcACCCAGCCAGCATCTGCAGGGTTTGTGCCTGGCACTGTCAGGTGCTGTCCCACAGGGACAGTCCCAGtgtgggatgctgctggaggtCATCCACAAGGACAGTCCTCACTCTGACCAAGATGCTCTGgcatcccctgtccctgctgcctcttACAGCAAGGCTTGTGGGGATGTTGCTATGTCTGGGACAAAGcagctcttctcttttccctgcaggCAGTGTGGATTTTGGGCCAGAAGTCACCTCCTCTGACAAGAGTATTAAGGTGTTGCTCAATTCCCAGGACAAAGTGAGTCCTCGGAAGCCTCGGGGGAGTCCCCTTGGGAGGAGGCAGAGTGGGCCATTCCCTCCCCCAAAGTTGAGCAGGAgtggctgggggctgctgggccCCGGAGCATGGGTTCAGGCACAGACAGAGAAACCTGGTGCAGCTCCACTTCTGAACCTGTCGGAGTCCCTGCATGCAGGGCTGTGTCACAAATGGGTGTTTTAATGTCACTAAAGGAATCACCAGCAAAGGTATCCACAAAAATGGGTTTAATATAAAAGCCACAGCATGACAAAGTTCTAAATGGTTAAAGCACACGGACGAAAAGCAAGAAATAGTTATAAATCAGTCTGCCCAAACCAAAATCAACCCAAAAATACCTAcgtggaggtggaggtggggAATGAAAGGGGAATGAAAAGGGTCGGAAAGGGTAAGGATAGAAAGCAATACAGAAAACCCTCCTGTTGACTCACAAGGTTCACAGTAATTTTCCGTCTTGGCCACAATTCAGTTTGGTATTTAACTATGGAATTTGACAATCAAAATATTATTCCACTTGAGGTTTTATTCAGGttacaaaaataagtttttcaggctgttcatttaaaaacagGACAGTACTAGTCCTAGGAGGAGAGAGTATTTCTGCTAAGCTGGGGAGGAGCTCAGCCCAGGTGCTGTTCAACAAGGCTGATCCCTGAGGAGCATTTCCCGGACGATGGTGTGGCCGGGGTCAGAGGGGTGCACTgacaggctgctgtgctgccagccagggttttggggctgggggtggcacagggtggcacgTGGCCAGTGTGctggcaggctgctggcagcgctggccctgggctctgtctgcagctgctctgctcccacaggtGTTCAGCCAGATTCGCAACGAGCACTTCTCCAGCGTGTTTGGCTTCCTGAGCCAGAAGTCGCGGAACCTGCAGGCTCAGTACGATGTGAGTGCCACCCTGGCCTGGGGTGCTGTGGCTCTGTcccccacagccaggctcccctGTCCCTCACAGCCAGGCCACCaccccctgctctccctccgCAGCGGCGCCGGGGCATGGACATCAAGCAGATGAAGGACTTTGTGTCCCAGGAGCTGAAGGGACTGAAGCAGGAGCATCGCCTGCTGAGCCTGCGTAGGAgcctgggggagggagggaggggccCTTGGCTGTTCTGccccagagggcagggcaggggctaTTGGCTCCAAAGCCCCTGTGTCTCTTGGTTGTGTAGATATTGGTGCCTGTGAGTCtatcatgaaaaagaaaaccaagcagGATTTCCAAGAGACCATCAAGGCTGAACACTGTGAGTGCTGCTCCATGCCGTGTCTGTGCCCACTCCTGCCCCAGTCTGACCCATGACCCTGCTTGCCCCAGGCCCAGGCGTGTTCCTCATGCGGccaccaccctcccagccctTGTTTTGAGGCTGCCTCAAGATCCTAAGTAGGGTCAGGCTAAGAGGGAACGTGTGGTGGGGTGGGGGTCCCATTTCCTGGGTGCTGGGAGGGCAGTggagcccagagctcagctcggtgggctggcaggagccctggggtgatgctgcctgtgcccctgccacagcactgctggagggCTTTGACATCCGTGAGAGCACCAGCTTCATCGAGGAGCACATTGACCGGCAGGTGAGCCCCGggcccagcctgctgcagctgccccgtgctgcccctgctctcccctgctcccctctgctcacccctgctccccacaggtGTCCCCCATCGAGAGCCTGCGCCTCATGTGCCTCCTGTCCATCACGGAAAACGGTGAGTGCCCGCTGGGCTGGGCACGGCAGTGGCAccgagccccagccctggcacagagctcacctgctgctccccacaggtCTGGTGCCCAAGGACTACCGCTCCCTGAAAACCCAGTACCTGCAGGTGAGGGCTGAGTcgctgcagagcaggagctcgGGGGTTCCCCTCCTCTCCCGTCACtgtggtgctgggctgcagcactccTGGGGGTCCACAGGCCCTTCAGGAGCCCCAGCACGCCCAggctgtctgtgcagggcagacCCTGCTCCACAGGCTCCACGTgagccccagctgcccctgccctgtgctcgctggggctctgagcagaggGGACACCTGTCTGCTGCCCGTGCTGGCACAAGGGCTGCACGCTGATCCCGCTGCCCCTTCACAGAGCTACGGGCCTGAGCACTTGCTGACCTTCCACAACCTGAAGCGCATGGGGCTGCTGACAGAGCAGTCAGCTGGGGAGACCCTGACGGCCGTGGAGAGCAAAGTCAGCAAGCTGGTGACAGACCGTGCTGCAGGTgagccagcctggccctggagcctggggagggcagctgctgccacagatCTGCCTGCAGGCACATGtgtgggctgccagcagcaaagtgtctgcagcagtgctgctgcaggcagggcagtgggctctgctggggctggcaaaCACCAAACATTCTCCAGAGCACACAGCGCTGAGCATCTCTGCCAGCCTGGGTCTGGGGTGCAGGCAGAGCCTCTTCAGATGTTTCTCCTTGTCATGTTTTCCAGGAAAGATCACAGATGCATTCAGTTCTTTGGCCAGGAAGAGTAATTTCCGAGCCATAAGCAAGAAGCTGGGGTTGGTACGTCCTCGAGGGGTGCTGGCTGGCCacagtggcacagagcagagagctctgcttcGCCTGTGCCCTTGCCCAGGCTGCAGGCCTGGCACCCTGTGGGGCACAGCTCGgggccagagctgctccaggcttcTCCTTGGGGCTGGGGGCCACTGCCAGCTTCCCACTGACCCTGACCCTGTGAGCGTGCTGCAGCGCTGGGGCTTTCCTTGTGCCCTTCAGACACTGCAGTGCCACTGGGCAGCCAGCCTGTGTCCTCCATCCACGGACAGAGGTCTGAGGGTGCTGGCAAGGTGACATTTCtgtccctggccctgctgcacagcccacCCAGGCCGTGTGAGGGTGGCTGTGGCGCGGTGGGGCGGGAGGTGGGGACGGAGCCGTGCTCCAGGTGCCTGTCCCTCCTCACCCCTGTGCCTCTGAGGGAGTGAGGGCCCAGGCACACTGCTCCTGTACCCttggtgtcactgtcactgcagatTCCTCGGCTGGATGGCGAGTACGACCTCAAAATGCCTCGGGACATGGCGTATGTTTTTGGCGGGGCCTATGTTCCCCTGAGCTGCAAGATCATCGAGCAGGTGCGCTCTTCTGCCGCTGCAGAGAGCCGGGCACGTCCCCTCAAGCCCCTGCCTCCTtctggggagcccagcaggagtccctctgctcagggctgatGGTGGTCACCTCCTGCTCGGAGcctgctgagcagtgcccagcagccacCCTGTCACCCTGCCACCGTTACaccctgtcactgtcacccgCAGGTGCTGGAGCgccggggctggcagggcctggaggagGTGGTGCGGCTGCTCAACGGCAACGAGTTCAGTGCCTCAGGTAgttttggggggctgggggcggcggggctggagctggcacgGCTGACAGCGCTGCTCCCCGTGCAGACAGCACCGTGGAGGACAACCCTGCCTGCGAGGCCCAGCGCGTGGTGCTCGCCGTGTTCCTGGGCGGCTGCACCTTCTCCGAGATTGCGGCGCTCCGCttcctggggaaggagagaggtggggagggaggggaagggaagggaagggaagggaagggaagcgCACGGCTGTCCTGGGGAATGCACGGGGATGGGTCTGGCAGCGTcgctgctgccccacagcactGCCCGGCCTCTCCTACAGGGTGCAAGTTCATCTTCCTGACCACGGCCATCACCAACAGCGCCCGCATGATGGAGGCCACGATCGAGGCCAAGGCCTGAGCGCCGGAGGGGCCGAGGGAAGGGCGCCAGTAAAATCTGTGCTGACAACGAGCCTGGCTcgggctgtgtgtgtgaggagggCAATGGCGGGAGCGCTACCCCGCTGCGGCcggaccggggggggggggggggggggggggggggggggggggggggggggggggggggggggggggggggggggggggggggggggggggggggggggggggggggggggggggggggggggggggggggggggggggggggggggggggggggggggggggggggggggggggggggggggggggggggggggggggggggggggggggggggggggggggggggggggggggggggggggggggggggggggggggggggggggggggggggggggggggggggggggggggggggggggggggggggggggggggggggggggg
The sequence above is drawn from the Ficedula albicollis isolate OC2 chromosome 10, FicAlb1.5, whole genome shotgun sequence genome and encodes:
- the VPS33B gene encoding vacuolar protein sorting-associated protein 33B; its protein translation is MRFIADIVNADKMSGRSRKYKIIFSPQKFYACEMVLEEEGVFGDVTCDEWSFYLLPLDEDIISMELPEFFRDYFLEGDHRWINPVARALQLLNSLYGPFGRTYGIGRSAKMSYELWRDLEEESESEGQGRKPEIGHVFLMDRDTDYVTALCSQVVYEGLVDDTFRIKCGSVDFGPEVTSSDKSIKVLLNSQDKVFSQIRNEHFSSVFGFLSQKSRNLQAQYDRRRGMDIKQMKDFVSQELKGLKQEHRLLSLHIGACESIMKKKTKQDFQETIKAEHSLLEGFDIRESTSFIEEHIDRQVSPIESLRLMCLLSITENGLVPKDYRSLKTQYLQSYGPEHLLTFHNLKRMGLLTEQSAGETLTAVESKVSKLVTDRAAGKITDAFSSLARKSNFRAISKKLGLIPRLDGEYDLKMPRDMAYVFGGAYVPLSCKIIEQVLERRGWQGLEEVVRLLNGNEFSASDSTVEDNPACEAQRVVLAVFLGGCTFSEIAALRFLGKERGCKFIFLTTAITNSARMMEATIEAKA